The Anguilla rostrata isolate EN2019 chromosome 2, ASM1855537v3, whole genome shotgun sequence genome contains the following window.
gctgtAGATCATAATATAATagtatatttcactacaaataaacTTTTGATTaatgaaactcacttttgcatcatttccaAGTGGGAATTACTATATTTTCATCAGTGAAAAAGATATCTAGGGGTGCACAAACctatccaaaacctctccagaaataaataaattgctttttGACCATTCTAAAGCATAGGAATTTGCCCCTTAAGAAACACAGaattcacattgaaaaataatgcagaaacattgtggcacacatacataaatacagttgaggccaaaagtttacatacacctaggctagaaacattcaaactcagtttttcacaactccacacatttcatgttattatacatttcctgtgttaagtcgaTTAGGATATCTACATTATTACCATGAGAGGTAATTTCCAAATAATagctaaagccgcgtttccaccaaaagtaccagaacttttagtcccaggaactacttttcaaggaacgaaaaggttccttcagcccattgttatctgcgtttccaccgcggtctaaagtcccgcgaagattaggcaaattagcccactgacgtatgaaaagcgacattgtcgtcggtccatctgtcctatgatttcttctgtaaccccatactaccaccgaagtagcctacattattttctaataactgggacagcccggaggggtttattctacttatatacaacaggttaccaacagtgactatatatggttacttttgtaattattgatttttatcgatttaatcacctggaattgaaatattcttccgcggccgtttgggcatatttgccgttgtcaagcaaaactgtcgttggtagttggacttggaccgttgttatgcaacaaataggatataacaggccaatagtcagattgtaactgttttatatatcctctctaacacattaattatgtttttatgtgaacattcactttcatgtcttgacatccgaggcgacaatgcattcacattccacaaataactggcaacaacagcagaaaacatgcacacgtcgtaaacaatttgctgttgaattgattactttctcatcgtcaattccatataggctaatcgcaaaatgataagaatagaacgaaaactcggacttgcgtgaaaatttaaattagtagtggtagcctgcagccaccgtttgctttccttcgaagttactgctagccgagcagcgaagtgtgccccctccagatgcgaaccatgcaccataaattagtccatagtcttcctggtctttttgtggaattgaagaatggcagagtaaaatgatggcagtctgaaaaagcaaaagggacgattactagaatgaacctgttattttaccctgacaaaaagtgcggaaggtgatttccagtttgcttttactgtatcaccaatgtaaattatgcAGAACAACCGCATACCTCagataactgtatcaaacgttttgagtcaattacaacgggctaacaaagaaaatccggaagaaatattcagcaaccaaattaaaacGTTTGGATCTtctggtacgtaatatgctgtcccagcacaaacaatttttgttattttataaaacgaatactaaagcaagacaagaacagaagagcacacatgttataattccaagacgttggcaggctataaccaaaagtaggttACTGCGccacataacatacaagtttgatttcaagttattatgaaaataaattggtttgcggctgcagattttaaaaaatggcggttgaaataaaacactgcgagtagtcgaccaatcagaaattttcagcgcttgcacCCCACCCTgaaagttccggtacttttggaaagtactactcCCCGAGCAGAGACtattttgggggtaaaataaagtccccggggtaaaaaaaacttaatttagaccctggttcctgcggtcgaaacgcaccgagttcctcaaaaggttcctagttccggggtaaagttcctgcggtggaaacgcggcttatgagacagatttatttcagcttttatgtaccatatcagaatttcagtgggtcaaaagttacATACACTTtcttagtatttggtggcattgctttttaattgcttatcttgaatcaaacgcttgggttagccttccacaagcttctcacaatactttgcccattcatcctgacagaactggtgtaacacAGTCAGGTTTGTGACCCTCCATGCTCAGACAcgctttttcatttcagtccaCAAATTATCTATGGGATTCAGGCCAGGGCTTTGCAATGGCCACTccagtactttcactttgttgtctttaaccCGTTCGCGCAATGTCTCTAGTGGCCGGCATAccggcgtgcctagattgctcaattcagacTATAAAATATTGGGCCACAAATGTTATGCATTTCCTCTTTTGCtgatattttaacatttgtaaGATTTTGATGGAGGACTACCATTGTTTTAATACAGAATTGATCTTTTCCATATTACATTATGTTTTGGGGGACTCAAAATACTTCCTGGTTTTTTCCAGTGGACAATGAGGAAGCTGCACTCTTGCACGAAGAGGCTACCATGACAATTGAAGACCTGTTGATCCGCTATGGACAGAACTTGAACTCtgtcaaaaatggcaaaaagccCTGTCCTGCAGCCAAGAAGCAGTCAGGAGAGTCTGAGGAAAAGGAGAAACCCCACTCTGACAAAGACATTAATGGAGAGACTCGGTGTGGGAGCTCGAGTCTGGACGACGACGGGAAGTCGAAACCTGACAGTGCCAGTGCAGGTGGCTTGAAGGCCCGGGCGTGCAGGAGCTCGGGGGACAGTGGGTCAGGATCCAGCACTGCGGAGAAGCCCAAGGGCGAGTTGGAGGCAGGGGGAACGGGCGATGCTGGcccttcctgctcctcctctgctgctCAGCCCCAGTGGGGCAGCAAGTCCAAATTCTTTGAGGACAGTGACGAATCagaagaaggggaggaggaggaggaagaggaagacagtGAGGAGGAGGTATGATGTGGAGTTGCGTTCAACTTGGTTATGAACAGTTGTCACAGATGTGAACCATGAAGTggtaaaatgcaatttcagtaCAGCCATTTGATTACTAAAATATCAAGCTACATAATATAGAAATTTGGTAAACCTTTACGTATTTTCCTTATGTCCAAGCTCACAGTTTAATCTGAAGTAAGTACTGGAGTACTGATTATACTAATGTGTTTCAGGACTGCAGTGAAGAAGAAGAGGGTGATTACAGCAGtggagaagaggaagatgaggatgaagatgaggaagaagaCAGTGATGCAGAGGATGAGATGTGCCTTCCTGGAATGGATGGAAAAGAGGAGGTGATAATCCAAGACTGATTTTTTTAGTTCTGGTTGCTTTTGCATTTACCTTGTTCTTTCCTTTCCTGAAGTAAGATTTGTGGATCACCCTTTGCAAAACACTCCAATCCAAGAGAGTAAGGACATAGAATCTTAAACTCTGAAAAGTTACCTTGAGTCTGTTCATTAAGATGGTGACTTCATTTTGTAATGCTTCATTTGATCGGTAAAGTTTGTGGGCTTCCAAAATTAAGATGTAGAATTACCTTATCAGGGTATACTTTAAATagccaaaatgtattaatttagcttattttcctttgaaacTTATGAATGCAAAGATGAATGGTAATGTATAATCCTGGGAGCAATGTTGTGTTGAAAGATCATCCTAGATCTTTCCAGAATTATACATAAaataccttcttttttttttttttaaagttatcaTACCATCTGTGGTGAACTGCTCAGCTGTTGCTAGAATAGACTGTCTCTCATTTACTCATACTAACCTAACCTTTGGATAAGGGAATGTCCCTACCTGGCAAATTCATGCATCTATCTCACTTGCGATTAAATTCATAGATTTCATGGCTCAGTTACCTCTTTTCATTAAAAGCTAATTTTCCTCCTTGTTCCTCAGCCTGGGTCTGACAGTGGGACCACGGCAGTAGTGGCATTGATTCGAGCCAAGCAGCTGATTGTGGCCAATTCAGGGGACTCACGCTGTGTGGTCTCTGAGCGAGGCAAAGCCGTGGACATGTCCTATGACCACAAGCCAGAGGATGAGCTGGAGTTGGCCCGGATAAAGAACGCCGGTGGGAAGGTTACAATGGATGGCCGTGTTAATGGAGGACTCAACCTCTCCAGAGCTATCGGTAAAGTGCCCACTCCACATTTCACCTGGAAATGTGATAAACCAAGGTGGAATGCTGTTCATATTTTGAGGATCTTCAGATTGAGAGGAACAGAATTGCCAGAATGCACCCAAATTACTTTTACCACAAATCCTTCAAATCTTTGTACAGTGAGTTTCATTGAGTTCTTAGCTAAGCAAGGAGGGGGCGGAATACTAAACTGTGACACTTTTCTGTTCCAGGTGACCACTTTTACAAACGGAACAAGGCCCTCCCGCCAGAAGAGCAAATGATCTCGGCTATGCCGGATGTCAAAGTACTAACTCTCAATGAAGATCATGACTTTATGGTCATTGCCTGTGATGGAATCTGGTACGTCACAGAGCACCTCAAAATTTGGTTAGAGTTTTAAGGCAGTGTGTCAGGCTTTTTGAAGTGCTTGTGTCCACACCCCATCCCCTCCAGCCACACCACTAACAGTTTTACTCCACAGGAATGTCATGAGCAGCCAGGAAGTTGTAGACTTTGTCAGCAAGAGGATAAAGGCAGATGAGAACGGTGAAGTCAGACCACTGTCCTCCATCGTGGAGGAGGTAAGCTCCGTCCGGTGTGCCATGAAATCATCAGTGTGGTTTTGGAGAGCCACAGCTTGTTCAGTGTTTTACACTTATGGACACTTAAGTTGAAATGAACTTCATATCTACAGTGAGTTATTCTGGTGGATCTTTTAGGCGCCAGTATACTCCAAACGAAGTTGAACTTTTGGTTCGAAACTACCCTTTTTGAAGGAGATGAACAAAAAGAGGCGGtgttttgagtttgaatgtcactgtgtgtacatgtcctCAGGGCAAACTGTTTGCAAGCAGTTTGCACATTTGCAGACCTCCCCCTGTCTGTAATTGGTCCATCCCATCCAAATATCTTCAGCATGGTTAAAGCAGATTCTTGCTGTACTGACTTGGAGAGTGCTTcagaagaggatgaggaagcATTAAGTCTAGCAAGGATACATACAAACAAGGGCGAAGATGTACctattactgcttgtaacattttaattatttacggtgtcattttttaaatattgttatatTCGCATTGGTCACGAGACAAGtgttagcctttgctaataGTACTCGCCATATTTGTATTGGGGGGCTAACAAATGTAGACAATAGGGGCACCCTGGGGAGTTTTAACGTAGTGGCTTGTAGGAGCCTGCTTTGTTAGAATTCATACCACTCACAATGAAGTTGAGTGTCTTTCAAGAGGTTTGCACTATTCTCTAATGCAGgtatttcacatactgtagtgtaagcATTCATAGGTGGCTTAGTTATGTTGGGCTAGGATAAGAAATTgagaaatcaataaatcagaacaaaaatattgattaaatagaaatatttttatttaaattgaaaactGTATACCCTATGTATTCAACATTCTGTATTTAGATACGTCTATCACATCCTGTAGTTTTCGTTTGTGCCAGTGGGGAGCTCCAAAGCCTTACTCGGGATGACTAAATACGTGAAACTACAAGAAATctccttaaaataataataacctgttCTGTTAaagaattattaattattattgccAGCATGTAAAATTATATCATGAAACTGACTCGAGGAGAAACCAGAtggctttgtttttgctggAGGAGTTCCGTAGCTATCagaaacaaatgcaattgtttagtATTAGACTAGTCACGACTAAATGTGCACCTAAAAACTAGAAGAAATATCCTTAAAATAACTTATTCAGTTTAAGTATTCAGTTAATCCATATTGTGTTCAAGTTGCATGGTAGTGATAGGCTAAGCCAATTTTAAATATAGTAATAAAGTCAACGATCTCTCAAAGTTCACATCGCaggaactttatttttaaatgcggTGAAAGCTACTGCCAtgtaaaacttattttaaaatattagaaCACACATATTGACTTCAAATGTAGATTGACCATCACTAGCCGAGGTTCATTGCTTGTGCTGAGAGAACAGCCTTGTGCAATTGATGGTTGACAGTTCTTTATTGTGTAAACTAAAGTCACTGAACCAAGTAATCTGGTGTTTAATCATTATAATTAACTGAGAATGGAAGCCATGTTCTGTTAGCTTTTGGAGTTGCATGGTGGTGAGAATAAGCCGTACAATTTTAATTCTAGTAAGTCAGCGATCACTCCAAGTTCAGGTCATAGAATGTTTCAGTACGGTGAAAACTACTGCCATGTAAAACAGTGTTATTTGAACAAAAGGATAGAACCTGTTAACTGTCTGGAGGATAAATCAAACCGTGATTGGCAGGCATGAAACTCcttcagcaaaaacaaataaacttttTGTTATGTTTATGAGCAAACATAAATTCAGCGGACGTGACAAAAGTTTTCTGACATAGtcactttttcaaaaacaaacacaaaatgtcacCATGTCCACAACtagcatctttgtttttgttcaggaAGAGAATAACATCCACATTCTTTGGTTACGGACAagacctgaatttcttcagtctTACTGAACACCCTTTTGGAAATGAGATATGCTTGTCATGGCCGTATTCATGGATCTGTGGTGACTGTCACAGAACCACATTCTGTCAAACTGTTTGGATAGGTGTTTGGCTTgtggaatgtttatttattcttgaaAAAATAAGTTACTTTTTTATCAATTTCACAGCGTTATCATTAagtatgaataaattaatacgTTATGTTTGCACCAATTTATTGCGAAGCAAAAACATCACCAACATTTTTCTGGTGGTGGAATAGTATTTTGTTGTATTCTCATTGTACATAATGTGGGATATTAGTATCTCCATGTGCTATACTTGTGACTTAGGGCATGGAAAATACTCGTTCAAGTTTACTGTGTGGTGACGTGCTTTGTTGTGTACATCTCAGccatttgattttaattccGTTATTTCCTCTTAATTAGGGCTAAGTTGTGCCAGTCACGAGCGGGGACACGTTATTTTAGTGTTACATTGTTGATTTGGGTTTATATGAAGGCTGTGCTCTCCTTGATGTGTATTTAGTCCACCATAAGGTGGTAGACTTGGACTAGTTTAGACGATGACTGCATTGCCGTTATGAATACAGTAGTGTCATATGATGGCTCCAAGCGGGACATGTGGAAAAcgtgttctgaaaaaaaacctatttcatCGGCCTACCCACTTATTCTCAGGCCTGCCCAGAAATTTATTTCTGCCCAAGCCACTGTAGCTTGCATAACACGagtaagtaaaacaaaaatcactcatatgcattatattattagcatgtgtgtggcgttaattttttaaaatcagaatgCCAACACATTTGTAGCTTAGGCCCATTTCATCCCgcttctgttacaagtgtcataataaaattatgaatgacataAATTTGAAtggcaaaaatatttatatttatcagaACTCAAGTGAATTGGTGTAAAACTTTGTGTGAGAAATCAAATGCTGTCACATCCACGCTTTTATACTTGTAGAGGGTGGATGCGGGAAGTACTGAAAACAGGGAGTACCAATAACTTGACACCAATTTGGgaaggaaagtaaaaaaaaaaaaaaaaatttatttcataatatagctcattacctggttttttcttttttaaaacgttATCTGCCACGTGTAATATATGTCCTGTATAACAGGACATATATTACACATGCGGCAGATAACGTTTCAGTATGGTGTTCTGGATTTAACAGTGTTTAATGTAAGGAGTCATAATGAATCGGGTATTTTATGGCCGgctaatgtaaaatattttataagcacCTTAAACACTCTAAATGGCCATGTACAACCTCCCCAGCTTCTTGACCACTGCCTGGCGCCAGACACATCGGGGGATGGAACAGGCTGCGACAACATGACCTGCATCATCATCACTTTCTCCCCACACCCCTGCAGCACCCAGATGGAAGGCTGCAAGAAGCGAAAGCCTGACCAGAGTTGTTTGGAGAAGAATGGGAACGACAGCAAGAAGTGTAAATCTGAATAGAAACGGCCAGTCTAAAGGCCATTGCTTTGTAGGAAACCAATCAAAACTggtctttcccccccccccaactgggACATTCAACCCATGAAGACCATGAGGACCATGGGATTTCTATTAGTATGTTTAATTTGAGAACATGTAAATTGCCCGTTTTTTAATAACTATCCGCTGAATGCTTCAAGTGTTTTCTTCCCAACTAGTCTGTAGTGCTGTTGATTGGACAAAAGTAAAATCTGAAGTAGTCTGCATCCGAAAGGAACTGGTTTCTTATCTATAATTTCTCTATACTCTATAACATCCATGATTATTCTGGAGTGTGGTAAGCTGTGGATCCAAATCTTATGCAAAATTGAACTAACAACATCATGCAGGATGATGTTAGTTCAACCTTTTGATATCCACAAGACCTGTGTTCAAAATTAGTGGGAATTTTTCAATGattaaatgacattttgcaTGGACAAATATGTACAAGAGCAACAGGTCTTCACAATGTTGATGCTACCCAGGCAAACATACATCAGGTCAAAGATGTTGTACCTGTGCATAAGTAGGCTTATTTTACCATATGTCCAGGAATTTTGGATGGGATTTGGGTCTTAAGAATACCAAGTGTCAGGACCTCCTGTCAAGCATGGGTGAAAGTATCTGATGTATAATGCacatcaaattgattttttctttaatgtgcCACACATTCGTCATTTACCCACacattgtgtatatatgtgtatattttacatGCCTATCCATTTTAGTCTGAAGTTTCCCACCCTAAGTAATTGTGGAGTAATGTAAGATTTGTCTATTATTTGAACACCTTGTAAGTACATtcatactttttaaatttacgAATGGAAAAAGATGCTTTATGTTCAATGTGTATGCATTTGAAAGCAGTGTCATGTTGGTCTTAATACCCATCAGGGAGTTCAAAATAAGTCTTCCCTTGTCAGTTCTGTTTAGACTGCTGTTGACaaattctaaaaatacatttagcttTAGATTGAGTGCAGGGCCTTCAGCATGGTGAGAATCCACTATCTCTGTTCTTGATCAGCTTACATATTGTAATGTGTTGGTTACATTTGCTCCATCTCTTTCATTGGAGGAGCCTTGGAGTTAGGCAGAACATCATAAACCCTGCTACATTTGGCTGTGTGGAAGCATCTCAATTCTGTCAACTTTGAAGTAAAATTAGTTTAGCCAATATAACTACAATAAGCCAAGCAACCTAACCTGACCTAACGGAAAGTAACTCATGTTGGTTTATCTCTGCAGTGGATGTCCCCTTCCTTTGCTTTGTTCAATAAGGTTTATATGAGGTAtttttgaatacatattttggTACTTTTTTGAAGCATCTTTATATTGTTGGTTGCCTTGAGCCCAAAACATTACTTCAAAATAAGATTCCATTTTTTCCTGAGTCAAAcatgtcaaattttaattttgtttgtagCATTAGTGTATTGTACAGTTTCCCACTTGCTGTGGATTTTGCCAATTCTGATGTTGGACAGGACTGTACAAAACTGCAAATAAAGATGTAGTTTTTAAACTACCACAGTGCCACATTGTTATTGTGCGTACATATATCGATGTGCCTACTTGAATGCGTAAATATATTTCTCATATGTTCAATTTAAACAGGGTTCCCACAGTCTTGGGGAAAAAGTCAACACAAGTACTCCAGTATTACCTTGAAAGTGAGGTAAAATTGCCTCCTTTAAAGTAAGTAAAATGTATCAGTTTTCTTTGCCAAAAGTACCATTTTGAAATGTCACTTACTCACATTGCTACAGTAACTGGACAGCTGAATTGTACATTTCCACTACCAGGTCCACTAGAGGGTGAAGGGTATACCTTTGCTAAAGGTATAAAAATCGATGTGCTTCAAAATGTAGTTCTCTCACAAAAGTAACCCATAAGCTAAAAATAGCTCTGATTGCAATGTTAGGAACAAATCCTTAAATCGTACATTATTTCCTTAAACATGACATTGaacagtaatgtaatgtctgaacTGGTATTAGGCATCCCTCTTTCAACTAAAAAAACTAcctatcatttttaaatttgcaacATGTCTTGTCCCAGGTAAAGAAATTAAGTTTTTTGGTGTTGATCTGCAGATTGAGTCCACATCGCTATCTTCTGCTGTTTTACACATCATCCCATGGCATTCCTGGAATTGCCTGATACCTTGATATTGCAAAGTACAAAGCGTATGTAAGGGGTGTGTTAAGGAGGAGCTGTACAGCTGTACACCTGGGGCTCATTCCAGTCGCTTATTTCATCTGTGTTTGCTTCTTGTCttttcctagtatggaaggctaaatggggaaaaaaaaaaatgaaattgacatCTGGAATGACACTGTTAACAGGTGcattccaattgcttattttcacCTCGGACAGCAAATTACAGTTTATGGGCACtaatttgattattttggcAAGATTTTTTATCCAGAAATGTAGATTCCTAAAGAACAtgggcaaatgctttttcattgCACTACTTCCTGATTTTCCTACATTGCATATTTTTGCacactaaatggtttcagatctttaaacaaactgtaatattagacaaaggaaaactgagtaaacggggaaaaaaaacatttaaaaaaaacttaatgaaatttaatgaaaaataaaacaagtcaaACAgccatatgaaaaagtaattaccccCTTAAACTTAAATGATTGCACCACCTTAATTAAAGCAGAaataactgctttaattgagaCAAATTGATTTGGTTTTTGAACAGTCATGACTTTGACGAGGCCAGTGAAAAACTAAtttggtttcttttcagccattcagatgtgggtCTTGCTGCATGACCCAGTTCTGCTTAAGCTTCAACTTAGACATAGGACTGGACtgtctccttaagaattttctggtagaGCAAAACATACGATTCTGTCAATAATG
Protein-coding sequences here:
- the ppm1g gene encoding protein phosphatase 1G produces the protein MGAYLSQPNTVKSVEDGGSKNMSYGYAAMQGWRVSMEDAHNCIPELDDETAMFAVYDGHGGEEVALYCSKYLPGIIKEQMAYKDGKLQKALEDAFLAIDSRMTVEEVIKELSQIAGRPQEEEVKDKVADEDDVDNEEAALLHEEATMTIEDLLIRYGQNLNSVKNGKKPCPAAKKQSGESEEKEKPHSDKDINGETRCGSSSLDDDGKSKPDSASAGGLKARACRSSGDSGSGSSTAEKPKGELEAGGTGDAGPSCSSSAAQPQWGSKSKFFEDSDESEEGEEEEEEEDSEEEDCSEEEEGDYSSGEEEDEDEDEEEDSDAEDEMCLPGMDGKEEPGSDSGTTAVVALIRAKQLIVANSGDSRCVVSERGKAVDMSYDHKPEDELELARIKNAGGKVTMDGRVNGGLNLSRAIGDHFYKRNKALPPEEQMISAMPDVKVLTLNEDHDFMVIACDGIWNVMSSQEVVDFVSKRIKADENGEVRPLSSIVEELLDHCLAPDTSGDGTGCDNMTCIIITFSPHPCSTQMEGCKKRKPDQSCLEKNGNDSKKCKSE